Genomic window (Ostrinia nubilalis chromosome 20, ilOstNubi1.1, whole genome shotgun sequence):
tgtaataccaagtccaggtgTTCAAGTCCCAAAAAATATCTTGAGAAGTAGGCGAAATAAAACCACTATCAAGATTCAACCACAATgtgtatatttaaaaaacatcatCTCAGACTACTTATGTAAgtcaaaaaatactttatcacCGCGTGTTAAAAgcctacagcgccatctagcggtaagCAGTTGAATTACATAGTACGCACTACGCGTAtgtgctaatattataaatgaatgGCGTAAACATACCGCCTCCCATGGACAACTGTCCATCACTATATCTTAAAGCTAAAATGTTGATAGTAAGAAAATTACTTAATACTAATTGTACAATAatgaaatgtaatttttaaaggcaaaaacaatattttttatttttattttttaaacatgagTTACAGTGTTCCCTTTCATTGTGTAACTGGTAATGTTCGTAATTTACATATAGgtcttttaataacatttgacCCTTTACATCGAACGCTAACTACTCGAGTGAGCTTATCCGAACCTGGGTGCTTCTCCACGACTATGCCATATAACCATCGACCTGGGGGAAGATCATCTTCCATTATCAAAACCAAATCTCCGATGTTGGGTTCAGACATCTCATTGTTCCATTTATACCGATGAAAGAATTGAGTCAGGTATTCTTTGGACCAACGACGCCAAAATTCCTGAATCATTTTTTGAGTCAATTGCCACCTACGCAAGCTACTAATGTTGGAGTTCTCATAATTTACATCAGGAACTAATACTAATGGCTCTCCTATCAAGAAATGTCCAGGAGTCAAAGGAAAGGGATCCAATGGGTCAACATCAGCGAGTCTTGATATTGGTCTCGAATTGAGACAAGACTCAATTTGAGACAACACCGTTGTCATTTCTTCAAACGTGAGTTTGCTTTCTCCAATGACTCGCTTCAGGTGATGCTTGGTTGACTTTATTCCAGCCTCCCATAATCCACCGAAATTTGGAGTATGGGGTGGAATGAAATGCCAATTGGTATCGTTCGTCGATAGCCAATCTGCAATCTCTACTGCAATTGTAGACCTTTCCTTGTCGAACAATTCCTTTAGTTCCCGTGAAGCGCCAACGAAGTTGGTGCCATTGTCACTCCACAGCTCAGCACAATGACCACGTCTGGCTACGAAACGTTTAAAGGCAGCGATAAATCCTTCTGAAGTCATATCACTTACCATTTCCAAATGTATTGCTCTCGTGACCATGCAGACAAATAGGCAAATATAACCCTTTGTGGAGTGTTGTCCTCTACCCTTTGCTGATCTTACGGCTATGGGACCTGCATAATCAACACCACTTCGGTAGAAAGGCCTAGCTGGAGTGGTTCGGGATGCAGGCAGTTGACCCATCAGTTGATGCATTGGACGTGAGGAATAGCGCACACAACGTACACATTTTTTAACGTGGAACTTAACCTGTCGCTTCATGTCTATAATCCAATACCGAGACCTTAGAAAGTTTAACATTAATTGTGTTCCTCCGTGTAATGTTTTGTCATGAGCGTCAGCAATAATTAATTCCGTTAAATGACACTTTTTAGGTATTAAAATAGGATGTTTCATATCTATAGAGACATCGGCTATTCTCAATCGTCCACCAACTCGTAAAATGTTGTCAGCATCCATAAACGGGTTCAATGAATGAATTGAACTTTTCTTACCCACAGTTTTATTTTTGCTGAGATTTTCTATCTCTTCCTGAAAATGTATGCTTTGGAAAAATCGTATACACAAATTTAGAGCCTCTCGCAACTCTAAAGCAGTCAACCATGGCGCAAACTGAGGTCTTTGACCCGAATAGTGTGTCAATTGCAAAAATCGCCTACATAAAGCAGTGACTCTACATAACCTACGAAGGTCAGAAAACCTTGTCCAGATGTCAACAGTGTCTTGTGAGGTCAAACAACACAACTTTTGAGTTCTCTCTTCCAGGTTGGTATCCTGTTCTAAACTCTCGAGTGGACTGTAATTTATTGATATGTTATTCAACCAACCTGGCCCCTTCTTCCATAACTGCTCATCGTACTCATCAAAAGATGTAATGCCTCTGGACGCGCAGTCTGCAGGGTTATCGCTTGACCGAACGTGGGACCACTGGCTTCTATCAGTAACTGACAAAATTTCCGAAACCCTATTCCCGATAAAAGTTTTCCACCTACTTGGATGACTACTTAACCAGGCTAACACGACAGACGAGTCGGTCCAAGCATGAATGTGATGTTTAGGTATATCAAGCACTTCAGATACCTCCAATAATAACTTGACCAACAAGACTGCGCCACAAAGTTCCAAGCGAGGAATGGATACTTGTTTAATGGGAGCTACCTTCGTCTTGGCGGTCACAAGTGTGACGTTTACGTTCCCATCCTGATCCACCACACGCACATACACAGCGGCTGCATATGCCACAGTAGAGGCGTCACAAAACCCATGCAGCTCTACGCATGTGTCATTTTTACGCGTTCCAATCCATCTGGCTATGTGGAAGGTAGTAATAGATGAAAGATTATCTCTATACTTAATCCATTCATTAAGCAAGTGAGGTGGAAGTTCTTGATCCCATTCTATGCCCGCTATCCATAGCTTTTGTATAAAAACCTTGGCCGTAATAATGAGAGGAGCTATGAATCCCAGAGGATCAAATAAACGTGAGATGTCGGATATCACTCTACGCTTAGTAACAGGAATTTTCAGTTCAGGAAGTTCAATAGTGTATTCAAATGTGTCTTTTACACTATCCCAAGCTAAACCAAGAACTTTCTGAATGTTACTAGACTCCGCTTTAATTTCAACCTTTTCATCCTTGTTTCTTTTGTTTGCCCCTATTCTTTGCAGTAACTCTTCATCATTACTCTTCCATTTCTGAAGCTGAAATCCGCCTTTGTTTAGCAAGCTGTTCATTTCCGTAAAGACTTGGATGCCTTCCGCAATAGACTCACACCCACTCATTAAGTCATCCATATAGAAATGACTTAAAACTCTCTCTGCTGCCAATGGAAATTCTTTACCATCGTCTTTAGCTATCTGCTGTAATACCTTAACTGCCAAGTAAGGTGCTGAGGCCGTCCCGAAAGTAACACGCAGACTTCTCAAATGTTGCAACCCAGAATCGTTGCGCCACAATATGCGTTGAAAGTCTGCATCCGACTCAGTGACTTTGACTTGgcgatacatttttattatgtcTGCAATCAAACATATCGGATGTGAACGCCACTGCAACACAAGATGCCTTAAGTCCGGTTGTAAGGTAGGCCCTATCATGAGTTCACTATTAAGTGATACGCCATTATCACCTTGGCACGATGCATCAAATACGACTCGGACTTTGGTAGTGGTCTTATCTTCACGGATAACGGCATGATGTGGAAGATAAACAGTTCCTAACTTGTCTTGTTGATCTACGGGTACGATCTCCATGTGACCTAACTCAATATATTCTGCTATCACATCAGAATATTGTTGCTTCAAATTTGGGTCTCTATCCAGTCTTCTTTCCAACATTTGAAGTCTTTTGGCAGCGATGAGGTTTGAATTTCCATATTGGCACTGCGGATCTTCATTACGGAATGGAAGCTTGACTATATACCGCCCAGTAGGATCTCTGGTGGTTGTTTTGGTGAAAATTTCTTCACACAACTTCTCTTCTTCAGTCAATTGCTTCTTGCTTGAAGGTTCTGCCTCTAACTCCCAAAATTTTCGCAATATTTCGGTCTCATTTAACTGTGTGTGCATACTTACGATGTTGTGGTGGCATGCCTTGGGCTCAACTAGAGATTCAGATTGAATCTGACCAGATAATATCCAGCCGATGGTGGTGTTCTGAGCTACAGGAGATCCTACAGGACCTTTAATAACACCATCGACTAAAATCTGGCTGTATATTTCTGCTCCCAACAACATGTTAATTTTGTTTGGTATATAGAATTTTGGATCAGCTAACTTTATACCTACCAAGTGCGGCCAAATTTTTACACCAACTCTGGAAGAAGGAATGACTGATGTCAATCTGTTTAAAACATGTGCCTTAACAACCAAAACACTTCCGGGATCGTGTAGCGACTGAATCTTCACAAAAACAACAGATTTCGACGCCAATGAAGCGTTGTCATCTGTGCCACTACCTATTCCGGAGATAAAAACCGTGTTAGGCACCTTCTTCAATCCAAGAGCTTGAACTG
Coding sequences:
- the LOC135081912 gene encoding uncharacterized protein LOC135081912, whose protein sequence is MLLGAEIYSQILVDGVIKGPVGSPVAQNTTIGWILSGQIQSESLVEPKACHHNIVSMHTQLNETEILRKFWELEAEPSSKKQLTEEEKLCEEIFTKTTTRDPTGRYIVKLPFRNEDPQCQYGNSNLIAAKRLQMLERRLDRDPNLKQQYSDVIAEYIELGHMEIVPVDQQDKALHTHPKCLLYLK